The Xanthomonas sontii genomic sequence GTCGGCGCTGCTGCAACGGGGCGAACTCAGCGCCGCCTATGTGCTGGCCGACGGCCGGCTCAGCCTGCGGCAGTTGCGGATCGGGCAGCGCGACGCGCAGCGCGTGGAAGCGCTGGCCGGGCTGCGCGCGGGCGAGCGGGTGGTGCGCGATCCGGTCGCTGCCGGGCAGGCGCTGGCCGCGCAGCGGCGCGCGTTGGCGGAGCGTTGAGATGGCTGCCCGTTTCGGGATGTCCGGCCGCCTGGCGGCGTTCTTCCAGGCCAATCCGCTGACGCCGCTGCTGGCCCTGCTCGGCCTGCTGCTCGGCCTGGCGGCGGTAGCGATCACCCCGCGCGAGGAAGAACCGCAGATCGACGTGACCATGGCCAACGTGTTCGTGTCGCTGCCGGGCGCCGATGCGCGCGAGGTCGAACAACTGCTGAGCACGCCGCTGGAACAGAAGCTCGACGAGATCGAGGGCATCAAGCACGTGTACTCGCTGAGCCGCCCCGGGCAGGCGGTGCTGACCGTCGAATTCGAGGTCGGAGTGCCGCGGCAGACCGCGCTGGTGCGCCTGTACAACCAGGTGTATTCCAACCTGGACGTGCTGCCGACGCAGATGGGCGCCAGCGCGCCGCTGGTCAAACCCAAGGGCATCGACGACGTGCCGGTGATGAGCGTGACCCTGTGGAGCGACGATCCGCAGCGCAGCGCCGCCGATCTGGGCGCGATCGCGCGCACCCTGGAGACCGACCTCAAGCGCCTGCCGGGAACGCGCGACATCTACAGCATCGGCGCGCCGCCGCGGGTGGTCACGGTGACGCTGGATCCGGCGCGGCTGGCCGCCTACGACCTCACCGTGGCCGACCTCGGCCAGGCGCTGCGGGGGGCGAACGTGGTGCGTCCGCTCGGCGATCGCATCGGCGGCGGCCGTGCGGTGCCGCTCAGCGCCGGGCGGTTCCTGGCCGATGCCGACGCCGTGCGCGAGCTGGTGATCGGCGTGCACGACGGCCGGCCGCTGCAGTTGCGTGATGTGGCACAGATCCAGGCCGGTGCCGACCTGCCCACGGCCTACGTGTGGTACGGCACGCCGCCCACGCGCGGCGGCCCGGCGCAGGGGCGCGCGCCGGCGGTGACCCTGGCCATCGCCAAGAAGCCGGGCAGCGACGCCTCGGCGCTCACCCGCGCGGTGAGCGCGCGCCTGCAGGCCTTGCGCGGCGAACTGCTGCCGCAGGGCGTGCATGCCGAGGTCACCCGCGACTACGGCGCCAGCGCGGCGGCCAAGGCCGCCAAACTGATCCACAAGCTGGTGTTCGCCACCGCCTCGGTGGTGCTGCTGGTGCTGTTCGCGCTGGGCTGGCGCGAGGCCATCGTGGTCGGCAGCGCGGTGGTGCTGACCCTGGCGCTCACGCTGTTCGCCTCGTGGGCGATGGGCTTCACGCTCAATCGCGTGTCGCTGTTCGCGCTGATCTTTTCCATCGGCATCCTGGTCGACGACGCCATCGTGGTGGTGGAGAACATCCACCGCCATCTGCGCGCCGGCGGCAAGACCTTGCGCGAGGCGATTCCGCCGGCGGTGGACGAAGTCGGCGGCCCGACCATCCTCGCCACCTTCACCGTGATCGCAGCGCTGATGCCGATGGCCTTCGTCAGCGGCCTGATGGGGCCGTACATGCGGCCGATCCCGATCAACGCCTCGGTCGGCATGCTGCTGTCGCTGGCGATCGCGCTGGTGGTGACGCCCTGGCTGGCGCTGAAGCTGCTGAAGCGGCATGTGCCGGCGCACGCCGCGCAGGCACACGCGCGGGGCGACGCGCCGCCGCGCCTGCAGCGCCTGTTCGGGCGCTTGCTGCACCCGTTCCTGGATCCGGGCCGCGGCGCGCGCCGGCGCGGCTGGCTGTTCGCCGGCATCGCGGCGCTGCTGCTGGCCGCGGTGGGCCTGGTCGGTCTTCAATGGGTGGTGCTGAAGATGCTGCCGTTCGACGACAAGTCCGAGCTGCAGATCGTGGTCGACCTGCCCGAAGGCAGCGCCGTGCAGGACACCGATGCGTTGCTGGTGGAGTTGGCCGGGGTACTCGACCGCACGTCCGAGGTGCACGACTACCAGGGCTATGCCGGGACCTCGGCGCCGGTCAACTTCAATGGCCTGGTGCGGCAGTACTTCCTGCGCAGCGGCAACAACGTCGGCGACCTGCAGGTGAACCTGGTCGACAAACACCAGCGCACGCGCCACAGCCATGCCATCGCCCGCGCGCTGCGGCCGCCGCTGGCGGCGATCGCACGCCGGCATGGCGCGTCGCTGAAGGTGGTGGAGGTGCCGCCGGGGCCGCCGGTGCTGTCACCGTTGGTGGCCGAGGTGTACGGGCCGGACTATCCGCGCAGCCGCCAGCTCGCCCTGGCGCTGGAGCGGCGCTTCCTGCGCACGCCTAACGTGGTCGATGTCGACACCAGCGTGGAGAGTGCGGCCACCCGCGAAACGCTGGTGGTCGACCGCGTGCGCGCTGCGCGCCTGGGCGTGAGCCAGGCGGCCATCGCCGATGCCCTGGCCACGGCGGTGCAGGGTCTGGACGTCACCTGGCTGCACGATGGCACGTCCAAGGTGGCGCAGCCGGTGCGGCTGCGCCTGCCGGGCGCCGCACAGGCCGCCAGTGCCCGCCTGCTGGCGTTGCGCGTGCGCGGCGGCGATGGGCAACTGGTGCCGCTGTCGGAACTGGTCGCGGTGCAGCGCCTGCCCTGGGACGACAGCATCGCGCACAAGGACCTGCGGCCGGTGGTGTACGTCACCGGCGACGAAGCCGGGCGCCTGGACAGCCCGCTGTACGGCATGTTCGACCTGGTCGGGCAACTGCGCAGCCACCGGCTCGATGGGCAGACGCTGCGGCAGCATTTCATCGCACCGCCGGTCGACACCGTCGACTTCGCGGTGAAATGGGACGGCGAGTGGCAGATCACCTACGAGACCTTCCGCGACATGGGCATCGCCTACGCGGTGGGCCTGTTGCTGATCTATCTGCTGGTGGTGGCGCAGTTCCGCAGCTATCTGCTGCCGCTGGTGATCATGGCGCCGATTCCGCTGACGGTGATCGGGGTGATGCCGGGCCATGCCCTGCTCGGCGCGCAGTTCACCGCGACCAGCATGATCGGCATGATCGCCCTGGCCGGCATCATCGTGCGCAATTCGATCCTGCTGGTGGACTTCGTCCGCCATGCCCTGGCGCAGGGACGCAGCGCCGAGCAGGCGGTGATCGAGGCCTGTGCGGTGCGCGCACCGCCGATCGTGCTGACCGGCCTGGCGGCGATGCTGGGTGCGCTGTTCATCCTCGACGATCCGATCTTCAACGGCCTGGCGGTGGCGCTGCTGTTCGGCATCCTGGTCAGCACCGCACTGACCCTGCTGGTCATCCCGTTGCTGTACTACCCGCTGGCACAGCGCGAAGCGGCGGCGTGAGCGCAAGGCTGCGTCCACACGCCGTTACCGGTGCCGGCGTAGAGTCGAAATCCCTTTCTGCGAAGTGGAGTTTCCGCGATGCCCATCGGCGATCCGATCCGCGTCACCCTGGAGCAGGACACGGACTTCGCGTTCCGCATTCGCTTCGACGAAACCACGCTCGAGCCCTGGTTGAGCGACGAAACCGCGCCGCTGGGCCAGGAGCGCGGCCCCAATCCCACGCGCATCCTGCTGGCCGGCATCGCCAATTGCCTGGCCGCCAGCCTGCTGTTCGCGATGCGCAAGTACAAGAACGATCCGGCCGGGGTGGTCGCGCACATCACCGCCACGCCGATGCGCAATCCGGAAGGGTTCTGGCGCATTCCGCAGGCGTCGGTGGAACTGCAACTGCCCGGCGCCAACCAGGACTATGCGCAGCTGGAACGGATCCTGGCGCAGTTCGAGCAGTTCTGCGTGGTCACCCAGAGCGTGCGCCAGGGCATCGACGTGCAGGTCACGGTCAAGGATGCGCAAGGCACCGTGCTGCTGGGCGACAAGAGCATCGAGGCCGGCGCATGACCACGCTGCTGCATGTCGCCTGCCCGCACTGCGCCGCGCTCAACCGGGTGCCGGAGGTGAAACTGACGGACGCGCCGCAATGCGGACGCTGCCATCGCGGCTTGTTCGACGCCACACCGGTCACACTGATCGCCGAGACGTTTGCCGCGCATGCCGAGCGCAGCGAGCTGCCGCTGCTGGTGGACGTGTGGGCGCCGTGGTGCGGCCCATGCCGAACCATGGCCCCGCATTTCGCCGCCGCGGCCGCGCAGCTCGAGCCGCGGCTGCGCCTGGGCAAGCTGGACAGCGACGCGCAGCCGGCGTTGGCCGGGCGCTTCGGCATCCGCAGCATCCCGACGCTGCTTCTGCTGCGCCAGGGCCGCGAGCTCGGCCGACACAGCGGCGCCATCGGCACCGCCGAGATCGTGCGCTGGACGCTTGCACAGTTGAATTCTGCGTAACGCTCTCGTCGGAGCGGCTTCAGCCGCGATGGGCTTACCTGGGAAAGTCCATCGCGGCCGAAGCCGCTCCTGCACGGTGCGCCGGGCTTACTTGCCCAGCGCCGCGTTCAACGTGGCCGCCAGATCCGCACCGGCCTGGCGCAGTTGCGCCTCGGCGACCGGGCGCCAGGTCGTCACGTAATCGGCCGGCAGCGTGGCGCCGGGCGGATAGAAGCCCGGACGCAGCATGATCCTGCAGGAGGCCTCGGCCCACGCCGCGGCCGGTGGCGGCAGCGCGCTGCCCGCCGGCGAGGGCGCCGGCAACGGCTGCTTTTCCAACTCGGCCAGGTAGGCCTGCTCGTCCAGCCCACGGCTGCGTAGCAGGCCGCTGTCCCACAGCGAATGCAGATTGCTGCCCTTGCCCTCGAACTGGATCTGCACGGTGTTGGCGCCCTTGTCGCGGGCGTAGCCGGCATGCAGCGGCTGCTGCACGTCGCCGGCGAAATGCACCACGAACTTCAGCGCCTGCGCACGCGCGGCCTGCGGCTGGCTGCGGTCGGCGAGGATCGCGGCCTGGCGGCGCAGCGCCTCGACCGCGCAGTTGCCGTCCGGGCAGTCGCGGGTTTGTTCGTAGTGGCAGTCGTTCTCGGCCAGGTTGACGTAGTGCCAGCGCGCGCTGCGCTTGCCGAGGTCGGGATCGTGTTCGCGGAGTTGGTCGGCCCAGTTGGCGACGCCGGCCAGGGTCGGGTCGGGTTCGCCCTGCAGCAGGGTACGGACCTGCGCGCGGGCTTGCGGGGTGAGCTGGGTGTCGGCGAGATCGGCGACCAGGCGGTGACCCAGCGGGCCCCAGGCGAAGGCGGCGGACGGTGCGGCGGCGAGGGCCGCGGCGAACGCGGTGCAAACGAAGGGAGAGATTTTCATGCGCCGATTCTAGCCGGCGCCGACGACGCGGCCATGACGCGTGCCGGGTCTATTGCGTTGCCGCTCAGCATGGCGGACGCCGGTGCCAGGCGGCGTCGCCGACCGTGCCGAGCCGCGTCCGGGGACACGACCCGGCTGCAGGCTCAGAAATACATCAGGTACGCGACGCCGTAGGTGACCGGATCGAGCTTGGCCTTGCCGAGCGTACTGCCGTCCACTTTCACGTCGCTGCGCATGCCGGTCCAGCGCGCATCCACGCGGATCGCGCTGCGTTCGCCGACCGCGAAATCCACGCCGGCATGCAGCGCCGGACCAATGGTGTCCTTGAACTTCACGTCGTTGGACGAAAACGCGCCCTTGCCGTCGCTGCCGAGGAAGGCGGTGTAGTTGAGGCCGGCGCCGACGAACGGGGAGATGTCGCCGTTGCCGTTGAAGTGGTACTGCAGCGAGATGGTGGGCGACAGCATCCAGGCGCTGCCGATATCGCCGCCGCGGTCAACGCCGATCTTCTGCTGGCCGACCAGGCCCTGGATCTCCACGCCGAGGTTGCCGCGGAAGAAGTATTCGTAACTGAACGATACGGCCGGCGCGACGTCGGCGTCGAAGCGCTGGTCGCTGCCGCGCAGCGTGCCGTTGGACGACCCCGGCACCATGCCGTGCAGACCATAGCTGGTGGTGAAGTGGCCGGCCGACTGCGCCGCGGCGGGCAGGGCGATGCTGGCGAGGGCGGCGACGGCAAGGCGACGGAACAGGCGTGGCGGCATGGGAGACCCCGGTGGACGACGAGTGGGCGGATGCGAACCCCGTGTCGGCCCGGCGGGCACCGATCCACATCCGTGTGGCGCGTAGTCTGCCAGAGAAGCGGGGCGGACGCGCTGCGCTCCGGCAAGGCCGCGTGTGCGGCCCGCGTGTCGATCCGGTACGGCCATGCTCCGGAATGGCGCCGCTGCCGCGAGCGGCGCCGATCCTGTTGCCGCCGGCGCCGCCGGCGCCGCAGGTCGCAGCGGCGCCGGCGCCCGTCTCAGAACTTCATCACGTAGGCCAGGCCGTACACCAGCGGATCGATGTGCGCGGTGCCCAGGTCGCTGCCGTTGACCTTGACCTTGCTGTCGATGTCGATCCAGCGCATGTCCACGCGCAGCGCCGACTTGTCGGTGAGCGCGATGTCCACGCCGGCATGCGCGGCCAGGCCCCAGGAGTCGTCCAGCTTGAGCTTGCTGCCGGCCAGCGCGCCGGTGGTCTTCTCGCTGAAGAAGGTGGTGTAGTTGAGGCCGGCGCCGACGAACGGCGAGACCTTGCCGGCGCTGTTGAAATGGTACTGCAGCGACACCACCGGCGGCAGGTGCTTGGTGCTGCCGACCTTGCCCACGCCCTTGACGCTGATGTCGTGCTCGAACGGCAGCGCGGCCAGTACTTCCACGCCCAGGTCCTGGTGCACGAAGTACTCGAAGGTCACCGTCGGCCGGATGTTGCTGTCGATGCGCAGCGGCAGGGTGCCGCCGGCGAGCGTGCCGTTGTCGGACTTCGGGTTGACCTGGTGGGCGCCGATGCCGATGGTCCAGTCGCCTTGCGATTGCGCCAGCGCCGGCAGGGCGCACAGGGTCAGGGCGGCGGCCAGGCCGGCGAGCAGGAGGGGGGAGGTGGTGCGCATGGTGGAGTCTCGGTTGGGTGTGGGCGCAGTGTCCGGCGCGCCGCCCCATGCCGCCTTGATCCTGATCAAACCGGCGTGTCCGGCGTGGCGCGGCCGGCCTGCTAGAATGGGATTTCCCCTTCCATCCGCCGCGCCAGGCGCGGCCGCAGGAGCTACTGAAATGGCAATCAAGGTCGGCATCAACGGTTTCGGTCGCATCGGGCGCAACGTGCTGCGCTCGGCGGTGCAGAATTTCGGCAGCGACATCGAGATCGTCGCCATCAACGACCTGCTCGAGCCGGATTATCTGGCTTACATGCTGCAGTACGACTCCGTGCACGGCCGCTTCCAGGCGGAGGTGTCGGTCGACGGCAATCATCTGCTGGTCAACGGCAAGAAGATCCGCCTGACTCAGGAACGCGATCCGGCGGCGCTGAAGTGGGGCGAGGTCGGCGTGGACGTGGTGATCGAGTCCACCGGCCTGTTCCTGACCAAGGAAACCGCGCAGAAGCATCTGGACGCCGGCGCCAAGAAGGTGATCCTGTCGGCGCCGTCGAAGGACGACACGCCGATGTTCGTGTATGGCGTCAACGACAGCACCTACGCGGGCCAGGCCATCGTCTCCAACGCCAGCTGCACCACCAACTGCCTGGCGCCGCTGGCCAAGGTGATCAACGACAAGTGGGGCATCAAGCGCGGCCTGATGACCACCGTGCACGCGGCCACCGCCACCCAGAAGACCGTGGACGGGCCGAGCAACAAGGATTGGCGCGGCGGCCGCGGCATCCTGGAGAACATCATTCCGTCCAGCACCGGTGCGGCCAAGGCGGTCGGCGTGGTGATCCCGGAGTTGAACAAGAAGCTCACCGGCATGAGCTTCCGCGTGCCGACCTCGGACGTGTCGGTGGTCGACCTGACCGTGGAACTGGAGAAGCCGGCCACCTACGCCGAGATCTGCGCTGAGGTGAAGGCGCAGAGCGAAGGCGCGCTGAAGGGCATCCTCGGCTACACCGAGGACAAGGTGGTGGCCACCGATTTCCGCGGCGACGCGCGCACCTCCATCTTCGACGCCGATGCCGGCATCGCCCTGGACGGCACCTTCGTCAAGCTGGTGTCCTGGTACGACAACGAGTGGGGCTACTCCAACAAGTGCCTGGAGATGGTCAAGGTGGTGGCGAAGTAAGCCGCCTGGCGTCGTCCACAAAGAAAGCGCCTTGCGGCGCTTTTTTTGTGGGCGATGACGTGCCCGGATGGAATGGCGCAGGTCCCGTGCCTGCATGCCCCAAAGGACATGACACGCTCCAGGTGTCGCACGCCGGCTTGCCGGACAGATCGTGCAGGTGCTTCCTGCCTAGGTCGATGTTCGTGCGGTCGCGGCGACACTGTTCAGGCTGGGGATCCGGATGAACTCAGGACCTGCCTGGCCTGAAGCCAATTCGATGCACTGCTATTGCCGGCATTGCTTCGCGAAAAGCTTCGGATAGTTCATTCTAGGGTCGATGCTTTTCAGGGGAATGGGCGTGGTGTTTTCGATTTCCTTTCCATCGAGGCCGATAAGCCTTGCGTGACATTCCTTGTCGATCACCACAAGGCAGGTCTTGCCGAAGATGGATTTGTCTTTGACGAGCGTTGCGGATAGGTTGAAAAAAAGCCACGGACACTCGAATTCCGTCACGATCCTGCTGCCGTCCTCGTTGAGGATCGTCAGGCACGGCGGCTGATGATCGCGTACGGGCAGCGCGAGGCACAGGATTTTCTTGTCGATGTACTTCGGGTGTCTGGTCGAGGACTTGCCGAAATACGAGGGTTTCTGTCCTGCAATGTAATAAAAGTCCCCGTAGTTATTGCCTTTCCTGTCGATCAGTACATCGCATGCCTCATAGCGGTTGAAATACCAGTGCGAAGATATAAAAATGGGTTTATCCAGAATTCTGTGAGTGATTCCCATGCCTCGTTGTGAGAGATCGAAACAGGTGTCTCCGCCGCCATGTCCCCAGGCCGTTTCAAAATCTACCAGCGGTTCTCCCTTGGCGGTATATAGCTGGAATACTTTGCGTGTGTAGTGATCGATGGGGTTTTCGTCGTCGCGAATCCAGATCGAAAAAAAGTGCTCCGCGCCGCGCACGCGATGAACAGAAAATGGTTCTTCCCGGTAAGGGCCTTCCCATAGTTCCCTGAGTTCGTTTCTAAGCGTGTCGTAGAGGTGGATGCTGACGCGGGACAAGGGATTGTCCTTGTCCTTGGCCACTTGCAGCAACAGTCGTTGCGGCGTTATGGGGACTGCATACAGGATGAGCTCGTCTTCAAGTAAGCGGACAAGGTTGCCGTTCCGAAAGGAGAAAATCGAGTTGGTAATGAATTTCCCTGAAAAATGGATTTCTATCCAGTAATCGATCTGACGATTGAAATCCGTTTCCCACTTGTCCCAGCTGTAGGGGAAGTGGCTTCCATTTAAGTCGGCGAACGTCTCTTCGGGCGATTGGTAGACGATGTCTCCATTGCTTTCGATCAGGTATGTCTTGTTCTCTTCGCCGGCTGCGTAATACAGGCCAAGCTTTTCCAGCCAGAAGAAATAGAGGTCCGGGTACTTGTCCTGTAGCGTAAGGCAATCCATATCTGCTCGTTTTTTGAGTTGCAAATGGAGGGATGTTGGACGGTCATTGGCTGCGCATCGGCCTTGCGTGGCCAGTTTTCCGCCGTTTTCGTTGCGTCTTTATTGCTTTCCTCGACTTTCGCATGCAAGCCGGGGTGGTCGCTTGCCGCATCCACGATGATTGCATTGGTCCCAACGCGAGATCCACTCTTCATGGCCGGAGTGGTTCTGCGAGAGCCGATGGAGTCCTTGCGCCGTGTTTCAGGCCCACCAGCGCATGTCGTCACTGTGCTCGTGGGGTCGACACTGACCAGGGCCGGTTCGCTGAGGTGCGTGCGGCGACCTTGTCCAGGTGCTGGAGTGGTCTCGGCCATGCGACTGGCGGGATGGGGCTGTTCCCGTGCAGCGCTCGGCCCGTTCTGGCGCTGTCGCGTACACAGGTCGAGGCCACAACGCAAAAGGAGCGCTCACGCGCTCCTTTTGCGTTGTGGCGAGCCGCTGGCCCTGCCGCGGCGCGTCGGGTGCCGCAGGCTGGCTCGGCCTCGCGATTACAGCGCGTCGCGCGATTGGTTGCTTTCGGTCTGCTGGTAATCGGTGACCACGCCCTTGGCGTCGAATTCCACTTCCAGGTTATACGACTTGACGTTGCGTGCACCGACGCCGTGGTCCTGTGCCTCGTTGATCGCCTGGCCGGTGTAGAAACCCGGCAGCATGCGCTTGAGCACCGTCGTCGCGGTACCACGCACTTTTTCGCCGTGCGACTCGCCCGGGCTGTAGGTCCAGGACTTTTCGTAACCGCCTTCCTTTCCGGACGTCCTGTAGACGTGCCTTGGCTCGCCATAGATGGCGCGTACCTCTTCCTTGGTGGTCTTGCCGATGACGATGTTCTTCTTGACCGCATCGGCGGTGTAGAGATCCGGATTGTCGACCTTTTCGGCCAGGGCGGGAGCGGCGAAAGATCCGGCCAGCAGGGCCGAGATCAGCAGGGTGCGAAAGGGTTTCATGGTCATGTCCGTTTACCTGGGGAGTGGCGTCTGCAATCCAGAGTGCACCGGTCGCGTCGAGGCGATGCGTCGGGGCGGCATCAACGCGGCGCGACGAGCTTAGGCATGGCGAAATGACGCCGTCAATACAGCACGCACGGGCGTTCAGGCAGAGACGACGCCTTGCCGATGAGGTCGTCGCAGTCGTCGGCACACGGTCTGCGGGTGCAGCACAGGCGGCTGCGCCGACACCGCGCGCGGCAGCCTGTGATCCGCTGCCGCTTTTGCGGTGGGCGCCAGTGCGTGCGGCCTACAGCGCCTGCAGGATCAGCGAGTGCCAGCCGGTGCGGTAGGTTTCGTAGCCGGGAGAGGCGGCGTGCGCGATGCAGTGCGGCCGGCCGTCGAGATCGATCAGCACGGCGCCGCGCGGCTGCTTGAACAAGGCGTCGCGGCCGTCGAAGTCGATCCGGTCCTGCAGCATGCGCCCGGCCGAGTCGGCCAGCACCCGGCCCTGCGCATCGACGATGCAGGCGCGGCTGCGGCCCCATTCGGATTCGGACAGCGGCGTGCGCTGCACGATCGTCTGCGCCAGCGCGTCCCAGCGGAACACGATGCCCAGCACGCCCAGCACGCGGCCATCGACGCGACCGCCGTCGCGCACCGTGCATGCGTACACCAGCACGCGCTCGCCGTCGGCCAGCGCACTGGCATGCACGTCCTGAAAGCCGAATTCCTCGCCGCTGCGCGTGCGCATCGCGTGTTCGAACCATGGCTGCGCGGAGACGTCGCTGCCGACCGAGCCGAACTGCCGCGGCCGGCCGTTGGCGCGGATGC encodes the following:
- a CDS encoding efflux RND transporter permease subunit, whose translation is MAARFGMSGRLAAFFQANPLTPLLALLGLLLGLAAVAITPREEEPQIDVTMANVFVSLPGADAREVEQLLSTPLEQKLDEIEGIKHVYSLSRPGQAVLTVEFEVGVPRQTALVRLYNQVYSNLDVLPTQMGASAPLVKPKGIDDVPVMSVTLWSDDPQRSAADLGAIARTLETDLKRLPGTRDIYSIGAPPRVVTVTLDPARLAAYDLTVADLGQALRGANVVRPLGDRIGGGRAVPLSAGRFLADADAVRELVIGVHDGRPLQLRDVAQIQAGADLPTAYVWYGTPPTRGGPAQGRAPAVTLAIAKKPGSDASALTRAVSARLQALRGELLPQGVHAEVTRDYGASAAAKAAKLIHKLVFATASVVLLVLFALGWREAIVVGSAVVLTLALTLFASWAMGFTLNRVSLFALIFSIGILVDDAIVVVENIHRHLRAGGKTLREAIPPAVDEVGGPTILATFTVIAALMPMAFVSGLMGPYMRPIPINASVGMLLSLAIALVVTPWLALKLLKRHVPAHAAQAHARGDAPPRLQRLFGRLLHPFLDPGRGARRRGWLFAGIAALLLAAVGLVGLQWVVLKMLPFDDKSELQIVVDLPEGSAVQDTDALLVELAGVLDRTSEVHDYQGYAGTSAPVNFNGLVRQYFLRSGNNVGDLQVNLVDKHQRTRHSHAIARALRPPLAAIARRHGASLKVVEVPPGPPVLSPLVAEVYGPDYPRSRQLALALERRFLRTPNVVDVDTSVESAATRETLVVDRVRAARLGVSQAAIADALATAVQGLDVTWLHDGTSKVAQPVRLRLPGAAQAASARLLALRVRGGDGQLVPLSELVAVQRLPWDDSIAHKDLRPVVYVTGDEAGRLDSPLYGMFDLVGQLRSHRLDGQTLRQHFIAPPVDTVDFAVKWDGEWQITYETFRDMGIAYAVGLLLIYLLVVAQFRSYLLPLVIMAPIPLTVIGVMPGHALLGAQFTATSMIGMIALAGIIVRNSILLVDFVRHALAQGRSAEQAVIEACAVRAPPIVLTGLAAMLGALFILDDPIFNGLAVALLFGILVSTALTLLVIPLLYYPLAQREAAA
- a CDS encoding OsmC family protein, producing the protein MPIGDPIRVTLEQDTDFAFRIRFDETTLEPWLSDETAPLGQERGPNPTRILLAGIANCLAASLLFAMRKYKNDPAGVVAHITATPMRNPEGFWRIPQASVELQLPGANQDYAQLERILAQFEQFCVVTQSVRQGIDVQVTVKDAQGTVLLGDKSIEAGA
- a CDS encoding S1/P1 nuclease, with product MKISPFVCTAFAAALAAAPSAAFAWGPLGHRLVADLADTQLTPQARAQVRTLLQGEPDPTLAGVANWADQLREHDPDLGKRSARWHYVNLAENDCHYEQTRDCPDGNCAVEALRRQAAILADRSQPQAARAQALKFVVHFAGDVQQPLHAGYARDKGANTVQIQFEGKGSNLHSLWDSGLLRSRGLDEQAYLAELEKQPLPAPSPAGSALPPPAAAWAEASCRIMLRPGFYPPGATLPADYVTTWRPVAEAQLRQAGADLAATLNAALGK
- the gap gene encoding type I glyceraldehyde-3-phosphate dehydrogenase, which gives rise to MAIKVGINGFGRIGRNVLRSAVQNFGSDIEIVAINDLLEPDYLAYMLQYDSVHGRFQAEVSVDGNHLLVNGKKIRLTQERDPAALKWGEVGVDVVIESTGLFLTKETAQKHLDAGAKKVILSAPSKDDTPMFVYGVNDSTYAGQAIVSNASCTTNCLAPLAKVINDKWGIKRGLMTTVHAATATQKTVDGPSNKDWRGGRGILENIIPSSTGAAKAVGVVIPELNKKLTGMSFRVPTSDVSVVDLTVELEKPATYAEICAEVKAQSEGALKGILGYTEDKVVATDFRGDARTSIFDADAGIALDGTFVKLVSWYDNEWGYSNKCLEMVKVVAK
- a CDS encoding OmpW family protein; its protein translation is MPPRLFRRLAVAALASIALPAAAQSAGHFTTSYGLHGMVPGSSNGTLRGSDQRFDADVAPAVSFSYEYFFRGNLGVEIQGLVGQQKIGVDRGGDIGSAWMLSPTISLQYHFNGNGDISPFVGAGLNYTAFLGSDGKGAFSSNDVKFKDTIGPALHAGVDFAVGERSAIRVDARWTGMRSDVKVDGSTLGKAKLDPVTYGVAYLMYF
- the trxC gene encoding thioredoxin TrxC codes for the protein MTTLLHVACPHCAALNRVPEVKLTDAPQCGRCHRGLFDATPVTLIAETFAAHAERSELPLLVDVWAPWCGPCRTMAPHFAAAAAQLEPRLRLGKLDSDAQPALAGRFGIRSIPTLLLLRQGRELGRHSGAIGTAEIVRWTLAQLNSA
- a CDS encoding OmpW family protein, with the protein product MRTTSPLLLAGLAAALTLCALPALAQSQGDWTIGIGAHQVNPKSDNGTLAGGTLPLRIDSNIRPTVTFEYFVHQDLGVEVLAALPFEHDISVKGVGKVGSTKHLPPVVSLQYHFNSAGKVSPFVGAGLNYTTFFSEKTTGALAGSKLKLDDSWGLAAHAGVDIALTDKSALRVDMRWIDIDSKVKVNGSDLGTAHIDPLVYGLAYVMKF